From the Halalkalicoccus sp. CGA53 genome, one window contains:
- a CDS encoding SpoVR family protein yields the protein MIDRRHRTRRIADELEEPVREAAALAHRLGLEPFPVNYWIVDNDEMNQLIAYDGFQDRYPHWRWGMKFDRQRKTNQFLGGKAFEIVNNDDPANAFLQESNSLADQKAVITHVEAHSDFFANNRWFGLFAAERGSAGVDAAAMLSAHARRIESFIDDPEIDRNDVERFIDDVLCVQDVIDQHASFSRDLDVEGGEVDPADIEEALDGLGLSEAVRHEVFDEEWLERHRKEEGGGTFPEEPVSDLLAFLREYGKRYDEESGRAREFEPWQRETVEILRRESYYFAGQRMTKVMNEGWAAYWESMMMGEEGFAEADEFLSYADHQARVLGSPGLNPYKLGKELWEYLENATNRREVIDRLLRVEGVTWRNFHDVVDVDSVLETLSPPEAISRIGSDSLAALHDVDDALVDAEALARAEAGEVDVDRYPWKLLTYEGLALRHYSLAKPQNRGFLKRTRQSELERIGRYIVDDARYASVEEALSAVDHAVGWNRMYEVREGHNDVTFIDEFLTQEFVDENHYFTYEYAHATNDYRATSTDYEDVKKKLLLQFTNFGKPTIRVHDANYENRNELLLGHRYNGIALDVEQARQTLKRLFELWGRPVNLMTIVKELSEKDVEVARRRNREPEPTERGIILRYDGTNFDVADLAEDLVAEIEADDIDYDTRPAEWLA from the coding sequence ATGATCGACAGACGCCACAGGACGCGGAGGATCGCAGACGAGCTAGAGGAGCCCGTGCGCGAGGCCGCGGCGCTCGCACACAGACTCGGCCTGGAACCATTCCCGGTGAACTACTGGATCGTCGACAACGACGAGATGAACCAGCTGATCGCCTACGACGGCTTCCAGGATCGCTATCCCCACTGGCGCTGGGGGATGAAGTTCGACCGCCAACGAAAGACCAACCAGTTCCTCGGGGGCAAAGCGTTCGAGATCGTCAACAACGACGACCCCGCCAACGCCTTCCTCCAGGAGTCGAACTCGCTGGCCGACCAGAAGGCGGTGATCACCCACGTCGAGGCGCACTCGGACTTCTTCGCGAACAACCGCTGGTTCGGCCTGTTCGCCGCCGAACGGGGGAGCGCCGGCGTCGACGCCGCCGCGATGCTCTCGGCACACGCCCGGCGGATCGAGTCGTTCATCGACGACCCCGAGATCGACCGAAACGACGTCGAGCGGTTCATCGACGACGTACTCTGCGTACAGGACGTGATCGACCAACACGCCTCGTTCTCGCGGGACCTCGACGTAGAGGGAGGCGAGGTCGACCCGGCGGACATCGAGGAGGCGCTCGACGGTCTCGGGCTCTCCGAGGCGGTCAGACACGAGGTGTTCGACGAGGAGTGGCTCGAACGCCACCGGAAAGAGGAGGGCGGCGGGACGTTCCCCGAGGAGCCGGTCTCGGACCTGCTCGCCTTCCTCCGGGAGTACGGAAAGCGCTACGACGAGGAGTCGGGTCGGGCCAGGGAGTTCGAGCCGTGGCAGCGCGAGACGGTCGAGATCCTGCGCCGGGAGTCGTACTACTTCGCCGGCCAGCGGATGACGAAGGTGATGAACGAGGGCTGGGCTGCGTACTGGGAGTCGATGATGATGGGCGAGGAGGGCTTCGCCGAGGCCGACGAGTTCCTCTCGTACGCCGACCACCAGGCGCGCGTGCTCGGCTCGCCCGGACTCAACCCCTACAAGCTCGGAAAGGAGCTCTGGGAGTACCTCGAGAACGCGACGAACCGCCGGGAGGTGATCGACAGACTGCTGCGCGTCGAGGGCGTCACGTGGCGGAATTTCCACGACGTGGTCGACGTCGATTCGGTCCTGGAGACGCTCTCGCCCCCCGAGGCGATCTCCCGGATCGGCTCGGACAGCTTGGCGGCGCTCCACGACGTCGACGACGCGCTCGTCGACGCCGAGGCGCTCGCGCGCGCCGAGGCCGGCGAGGTCGACGTCGATCGCTACCCCTGGAAGCTGCTCACCTACGAGGGGCTGGCGCTCCGACACTACTCGCTCGCGAAGCCACAGAACCGTGGGTTCCTCAAACGGACCAGACAGTCCGAACTCGAGCGGATCGGCCGGTACATCGTCGACGACGCTCGGTACGCGAGCGTCGAGGAGGCGCTCTCGGCGGTCGATCACGCCGTGGGCTGGAACCGGATGTACGAGGTGCGCGAGGGTCACAACGACGTGACGTTCATCGACGAGTTCCTCACCCAGGAGTTCGTCGACGAGAACCACTACTTCACCTACGAGTACGCCCACGCGACCAACGACTACCGCGCGACATCGACCGACTACGAGGACGTGAAGAAGAAGCTGCTGTTGCAGTTCACCAACTTCGGGAAACCGACGATCCGCGTCCACGACGCGAACTACGAGAACCGGAACGAACTGCTCCTCGGACATCGGTACAACGGCATCGCCCTCGACGTCGAACAGGCGAGACAGACGCTCAAACGGCTGTTCGAGCTCTGGGGCCGGCCGGTGAACCTGATGACGATCGTAAAGGAGCTCTCCGAGAAGGACGTGGAAGTAGCCCGACGGCGAAACCGCGAGCCAGAACCGACCGAACGAGGGATCATCCTCCGGTACGACGGGACGAACTTCGACGTCGCGGACCTCGCAGAGGACCTGGTGGCCGAGATCGAAGCCGACGACATCGACTACGACACCCGGCCGGCCGAGTGGCTCGCCTGA
- a CDS encoding PrkA family serine protein kinase: protein MTTGSEYVRDADAALEEAYEEPMSLAEYVDRVFSQPSIAAHASLYLLSAIEAGGTRPVVEEGEERERYRFFDDPANDGEHAVLGNTEVLNRFVDDLRVIAAGRGKEEKIVWFDGPTATGKSELKRCLINGLREYSKTPEGRRYTVEWNVVTADSSPSLSYGDSPSVDESNWYESPVQSHPLSVFPPETRARLLADLQDESGDHVPVRLPTDLDPFSREAYDYLEEHYRREGKHELFSAITDPRHLRVKNYVVDVGRGIGVLHSEDDGSPKERLVGSWMAGMLQKLDSRGRKNPQAFSYDGVLSQGNGLLTIVEDATQHADLLQKLLNVPDERQVKLDKGIGMDVDSQLLIISNPDLDDQLNQHADRNGTDPLKALKRRLDRHEFRYLTNLSLECELLHRELTGETSVWEVPEDERERRIRAPVFVEVSDADGAVRERELAPHAIEAAAMYSVVSRLDDGDLPDGLSLIEKAIVFDRGYLADGDERREKEEFPFGEGAGDGVHGIPVTFTRDVIAELLGERAERDHPTLAVEDVLMPRDVLNAMVEGLADAPVFSEAERSEFEERLVPVKNYVFERQETDVVDAIMDEKRVEAETVSEYVEHVYAWTTDETIPTDRGEVEPDPLKMKVFEIEHLGRFDEDDYAGTEPTTPVARFRREKIVTALNRHAWKHRTEDFRIEDVNVLEIPVVRDVLESHDWDDVARVYDDLEPRLWDDPPANTETAAIKERTIETMVELFDYTEASAELTSRHVMGQVSYRWD, encoded by the coding sequence ATGACGACGGGATCAGAGTACGTCCGCGACGCGGATGCGGCCCTCGAGGAGGCCTACGAGGAGCCGATGAGCCTCGCGGAGTACGTCGATCGCGTCTTCTCACAGCCATCGATCGCCGCCCACGCCTCGCTGTATCTGCTCTCTGCGATCGAGGCAGGAGGAACACGGCCCGTCGTCGAGGAGGGCGAAGAGCGCGAGCGCTATCGCTTCTTCGACGACCCGGCCAACGACGGCGAACACGCGGTCCTCGGCAACACCGAGGTGCTGAACCGGTTCGTCGACGACCTCCGAGTGATCGCCGCAGGGAGGGGAAAGGAGGAGAAGATCGTCTGGTTCGACGGGCCGACTGCGACGGGGAAATCCGAACTCAAGCGGTGTCTGATCAACGGGCTGCGAGAGTACTCGAAGACGCCCGAGGGCAGACGGTACACCGTCGAGTGGAACGTCGTGACGGCCGACAGCTCGCCCTCGCTCTCGTACGGCGACTCCCCCTCGGTCGACGAGTCGAACTGGTACGAGAGCCCGGTCCAGAGCCACCCACTGTCGGTCTTCCCCCCGGAGACGAGGGCGCGACTGCTCGCCGACTTACAGGACGAGTCGGGCGATCACGTCCCGGTCAGGCTGCCGACGGACCTCGACCCGTTCAGCCGCGAGGCCTACGACTACCTGGAGGAGCACTACCGACGGGAGGGGAAACACGAGCTGTTCTCCGCGATCACCGACCCGCGACACCTCCGGGTGAAGAACTACGTCGTCGACGTCGGCCGCGGGATCGGCGTGCTCCACTCCGAGGACGACGGCAGTCCGAAGGAGCGGCTCGTCGGCAGCTGGATGGCGGGGATGCTCCAGAAGCTCGATTCGAGGGGCAGGAAGAACCCACAGGCGTTCAGCTACGACGGCGTGCTCAGCCAGGGTAACGGGTTACTGACGATCGTTGAGGACGCCACCCAGCACGCGGACCTACTCCAGAAGCTGCTCAACGTCCCCGACGAGCGACAGGTGAAACTCGACAAGGGGATCGGGATGGACGTCGACTCGCAGCTACTGATCATCTCGAACCCGGACCTCGACGACCAGCTGAACCAGCACGCCGACCGCAACGGAACGGACCCGCTGAAGGCGCTGAAACGGCGACTCGATCGACACGAGTTCCGCTACCTGACGAACCTCTCGCTCGAGTGCGAGCTGCTCCACCGCGAGCTGACCGGAGAGACGAGCGTCTGGGAGGTCCCGGAGGACGAACGCGAGCGTCGGATCCGCGCGCCGGTGTTCGTCGAGGTGAGCGACGCCGACGGGGCCGTGCGGGAGCGAGAGCTCGCCCCGCACGCGATCGAGGCGGCGGCGATGTACAGCGTCGTCTCCAGGCTCGACGACGGCGACCTTCCCGACGGGCTCTCGCTGATCGAGAAGGCGATCGTCTTCGACCGGGGGTATCTCGCCGACGGCGACGAGCGCCGGGAGAAAGAGGAGTTCCCGTTCGGCGAGGGTGCCGGCGACGGCGTCCACGGCATTCCGGTGACCTTCACCCGTGACGTGATCGCGGAGCTGCTCGGCGAGCGCGCAGAACGCGACCATCCGACACTGGCGGTCGAGGACGTCCTCATGCCGCGTGACGTGCTCAACGCGATGGTCGAGGGGCTGGCCGACGCACCGGTGTTCTCCGAGGCCGAACGGTCGGAGTTCGAAGAGCGCCTCGTCCCGGTGAAGAACTACGTCTTCGAGCGTCAGGAGACCGACGTGGTCGACGCGATCATGGACGAGAAACGCGTCGAGGCCGAAACCGTCTCCGAGTACGTCGAGCACGTCTACGCCTGGACCACCGACGAGACGATACCGACCGACCGCGGCGAGGTTGAGCCCGACCCGCTGAAGATGAAGGTCTTCGAGATCGAACACCTCGGCCGGTTCGACGAGGACGACTACGCCGGGACCGAGCCGACGACGCCGGTCGCCCGGTTCCGCCGGGAGAAGATCGTCACGGCGCTCAACCGTCACGCCTGGAAACACCGGACCGAGGACTTCCGGATCGAGGACGTGAACGTCCTCGAGATCCCGGTCGTGAGAGACGTCCTGGAGAGCCACGACTGGGACGACGTCGCACGGGTCTACGACGACCTCGAACCGCGGCTCTGGGACGACCCACCGGCGAACACCGAGACCGCGGCGATCAAGGAGCGGACGATCGAGACGATGGTCGAGCTGTTCGACTACACCGAGGCGTCGGCCGAACTGACCAGCCGCCACGTGATGGGGCAGGTGAGCTACCGATGGGACTGA
- a CDS encoding PrkA family serine protein kinase, with the protein MSGEIDTLEELSNQYRDTVPSDLRDAKTFDWYLETIAADPKVVRNAHQRVADMFDFYGTRYDEETGTVEYLLASEDPINDGENRFFGRYIHRSIHEFVNKVKSGSRGLGPDRRIKLLLGPVGSGKSAFDSQLRRYFEDYTHREEGRMYTFRWSNLCDVVPDQDPADDVVRSPMNQDPIVLLPLEQRQRVIDGLNERLDAPYSIRNEQSLDPASSFYMDRLLAHYDDDLQQVLENHVEIVRLVADENKRECIETFEPKDKKNQDETELTGDVNYSKIAVYGESDPRAFDYSGAFCNANRGIFSGEELLKLQKEFLYDFLHATQEQTIKPKNNPRIDIDQVIVGRTNMPEYREKKGDETMEAFNDRTKRIDFPYVLEYEEESEIYRKLLTNADVPDIHVEPHTLEMAGLFGVLTRIEEPDTEEVGIVQKALAYNGETSDGDDVDVRKLREEAAEKAEIAEAMEGISPRFIGDEIAEAIMDSMHRGRTHLSPLAVFGHFETNLENHGSIPEENFERYHRYLELVREEYRERAIEDVRHALAYDVDEIRRQGEKYMDHVMAYIDDDTVPDDLTGRDQEPDETFLRAVEEKLEIPEDRKDDFRQEVSNWVSRRAREGEGFSPTDNDRLRRALERKLWDDKKHNINFSALVSANELDDDERNSWVDGLIDQGYSRAGALEVLEFAGAEVAKSELED; encoded by the coding sequence ATGTCAGGTGAGATCGACACGCTCGAAGAACTCAGCAACCAGTACAGAGACACCGTCCCGAGCGACCTCCGCGACGCGAAGACCTTCGATTGGTACCTAGAGACGATCGCCGCCGATCCGAAGGTCGTCCGAAACGCCCACCAACGGGTCGCGGACATGTTCGACTTCTACGGGACGCGCTACGACGAGGAGACCGGCACCGTCGAGTACCTCCTCGCGAGCGAGGACCCGATCAACGACGGCGAGAACCGCTTCTTTGGCAGGTATATCCACCGCTCGATCCACGAGTTCGTGAACAAGGTCAAAAGCGGCTCGCGCGGGCTCGGCCCCGACCGCCGGATCAAGCTCCTGCTCGGACCGGTCGGCTCCGGGAAGTCGGCGTTCGACTCCCAGCTCAGGCGGTACTTCGAGGACTACACCCACCGCGAGGAGGGGCGGATGTACACCTTCCGGTGGTCGAACCTCTGTGACGTCGTCCCCGACCAGGACCCCGCCGACGACGTGGTCCGATCGCCGATGAACCAGGACCCGATCGTGCTGCTCCCGCTCGAACAGCGCCAGCGCGTCATCGACGGGCTCAACGAGCGGCTCGACGCCCCCTACTCCATCCGGAACGAACAGAGCCTCGATCCGGCCTCCAGTTTCTACATGGACCGGCTGCTCGCCCACTACGACGACGACCTCCAGCAGGTGCTCGAGAACCACGTCGAGATCGTTCGCCTCGTCGCCGACGAGAACAAACGCGAGTGCATCGAGACGTTCGAGCCGAAGGACAAGAAGAACCAGGACGAAACGGAGCTGACCGGCGACGTCAACTACTCAAAGATCGCCGTCTACGGCGAGTCGGATCCGAGAGCGTTCGACTACTCCGGGGCCTTCTGTAACGCGAACCGGGGGATATTCTCCGGCGAGGAGCTACTGAAACTCCAGAAGGAGTTCCTCTACGACTTCCTGCACGCGACGCAGGAACAGACGATCAAGCCGAAGAACAACCCCAGGATCGACATCGACCAGGTGATCGTCGGCCGGACGAACATGCCCGAGTACAGGGAGAAGAAGGGCGACGAGACGATGGAGGCGTTCAACGACCGGACCAAGAGGATCGACTTCCCGTACGTCCTTGAGTACGAGGAGGAGTCCGAGATCTACCGCAAACTGCTGACGAACGCGGACGTCCCGGACATCCACGTCGAGCCGCACACGCTCGAGATGGCCGGACTCTTCGGCGTTCTCACGCGGATCGAGGAGCCCGATACGGAGGAGGTCGGCATCGTCCAGAAGGCGCTCGCGTACAACGGCGAGACGAGCGACGGCGACGACGTCGACGTGCGCAAGCTCCGCGAGGAAGCCGCCGAGAAGGCGGAGATCGCGGAGGCGATGGAGGGGATCTCTCCGCGGTTCATCGGCGACGAGATCGCCGAGGCGATCATGGACTCGATGCACCGAGGACGCACCCACCTCTCCCCGCTCGCGGTGTTCGGTCACTTCGAGACGAACCTGGAGAACCACGGCTCGATCCCCGAGGAGAACTTCGAGCGGTACCACCGCTATCTCGAACTCGTTCGCGAGGAGTACCGAGAACGCGCCATCGAGGACGTCCGCCACGCGCTTGCCTACGACGTCGACGAGATCCGGAGACAGGGCGAGAAGTACATGGACCACGTGATGGCGTACATCGACGACGACACGGTGCCGGACGACCTCACCGGGCGGGACCAGGAGCCCGACGAGACGTTCCTCAGAGCCGTCGAGGAGAAACTCGAGATCCCAGAGGACCGAAAGGACGACTTCCGACAGGAGGTATCGAACTGGGTGTCCCGCAGGGCGCGCGAGGGCGAGGGGTTCAGCCCGACGGACAACGACCGCCTGCGTCGCGCGCTCGAGCGCAAGCTCTGGGACGACAAGAAACACAACATCAACTTCTCCGCGCTGGTGAGCGCGAACGAACTCGACGACGACGAGCGCAACAGCTGGGTCGACGGGCTGATCGATCAGGGCTACTCCAGGGCCGGCGCGCTCGAGGTGCTCGAGTTCGCCGGCGCGGAGGTCGCGAAATCGGAACTCGAGGACTAG
- a CDS encoding YeaH/YhbH family protein, with product MGLRDDLDRYRAVGEAKRQDLAEFIQYGDLGRSGATQVRIPIKIVDLPEFAYDVRDRGGVGQGQGGTPQPGDPVGQPQPGDDEGDGDPGEEAGEHEYYAMDPEEFAQELDERLGLDLEPKGKRVETEEEGDYTDLTRAGPDSTLDVERLFKEGLKRKLAMDYDEEYVRELLRVEGMSAKEAFRLLREEHVPISMGAVEEIQRSVADDERDRWPSVEAMREAVERTPITERIRREGLGHVPLRREDERYRYPERVTVPQHNVVVVNIRDVSGSMREDKRELVERTFTPLDWYLTGKYDTAEFVYIAHDAEAWEVDREEFFGIRSGGGTKISSAYDLAAEILDERYPWSEWNRYVFAAGDSENSSNDTEEKVIPMMERIDANLHAYVETQPSGGAINATHAEEVERRLGDRENVAVTYVTGADDVIDAIYEILSTEDGR from the coding sequence ATGGGACTGAGGGACGACCTCGACCGCTACCGGGCGGTCGGCGAGGCGAAACGACAGGACCTGGCCGAGTTCATTCAGTACGGCGACCTCGGGAGGAGCGGCGCGACCCAGGTCCGGATCCCGATCAAGATCGTCGACCTCCCGGAGTTCGCCTACGACGTCCGGGACAGGGGCGGCGTCGGCCAGGGCCAGGGCGGCACCCCACAGCCCGGCGATCCGGTCGGCCAGCCACAGCCTGGCGACGACGAGGGCGACGGCGACCCCGGAGAGGAGGCAGGCGAGCACGAGTACTACGCGATGGACCCCGAGGAGTTCGCCCAGGAGCTCGACGAGCGTCTCGGCCTTGACCTCGAGCCGAAGGGAAAGCGCGTCGAGACCGAGGAGGAGGGCGACTACACCGACCTCACCCGGGCCGGCCCCGACAGCACGCTCGACGTTGAGCGGCTGTTCAAGGAGGGCCTGAAACGAAAGCTCGCGATGGACTACGACGAGGAGTACGTGCGCGAACTGCTCCGCGTCGAGGGGATGAGCGCGAAGGAAGCGTTCCGGCTCCTGCGAGAGGAGCACGTCCCCATCTCGATGGGGGCGGTCGAGGAGATCCAGAGGAGCGTAGCGGACGACGAGCGCGACCGGTGGCCCTCCGTCGAGGCGATGCGCGAGGCGGTCGAGCGCACGCCGATCACCGAGCGGATCCGACGCGAGGGACTCGGCCACGTCCCGCTCCGCAGGGAGGACGAGCGCTACCGATACCCCGAGCGCGTCACCGTCCCCCAGCACAACGTCGTGGTCGTGAACATCCGCGACGTCTCGGGCTCGATGCGCGAGGACAAACGCGAGCTCGTCGAGCGGACGTTCACCCCACTCGACTGGTATTTAACGGGTAAGTACGATACCGCGGAGTTCGTCTACATCGCCCACGACGCCGAGGCGTGGGAGGTCGACCGCGAGGAGTTTTTCGGCATTCGATCGGGCGGCGGGACGAAGATATCGAGCGCGTACGACCTCGCCGCGGAGATCCTCGACGAACGGTACCCCTGGAGCGAGTGGAACCGCTACGTCTTCGCCGCAGGCGACTCGGAGAACTCCTCGAACGACACCGAGGAGAAGGTGATCCCGATGATGGAGCGGATCGACGCGAACCTCCACGCGTACGTGGAGACCCAGCCCTCCGGCGGGGCGATCAACGCGACCCACGCCGAGGAGGTCGAACGCCGCCTCGGCGACCGCGAGAACGTCGCCGTGACGTACGTCACCGGCGCCGACGACGTGATCGACGCGATCTACGAGATACTCAGTACGGAGGACGGACGATGA
- a CDS encoding DUF5820 family protein, producing MVTDALPEGWVRWNEEPEGRLILAYRPDVFDSSAFPAPCLPTLYVSNGPHRNRRPEQRAEGYRSECWYVTFYLEPDVSLAEERYDDRAGAVEGALSLAERFSNGTIAYREAYRVPRESYLDRLDELTERER from the coding sequence ATGGTTACCGACGCGCTCCCGGAGGGATGGGTCCGGTGGAACGAGGAGCCGGAGGGACGGCTCATCCTCGCCTACCGCCCGGACGTCTTCGACTCCTCGGCCTTTCCCGCGCCGTGTCTGCCGACGCTGTACGTCTCGAACGGCCCCCACCGGAACCGCCGGCCGGAACAGCGTGCGGAGGGCTACCGGAGCGAGTGCTGGTACGTCACCTTCTACCTCGAACCCGACGTCTCGCTCGCCGAGGAGCGCTACGACGACCGCGCCGGCGCGGTCGAGGGTGCGCTCTCGCTCGCCGAGCGCTTTTCGAACGGGACGATCGCCTACAGGGAGGCGTATCGGGTCCCGAGGGAGTCGTATCTGGATCGGCTCGACGAGCTGACCGAGCGGGAGCGTTAA